The sequence CAGTTCCACCCCGAAAAGTCCGGCGCCGTGGGTCTTAGTATCCTGGCCAATTTTAAGGAGATGGTATAATGGTAGTTTTTCCGGCCATTGACATCCGGGGCGGCAAATGCGTGCGGCTGACCGAGGGACGATTTGACGCCGAAACGGTCTTCAGCGATAATCCGGTCGAGGTGGCGGAGCGGTGGCGCCGGGAGGGGGCCGAGTACCTCCATGTCGTCGATTTGGATGGGGCGGTCGCGGGCCGGCCGGTTAATCTTGAGTTAGTTATCGCCATCGCGAAAAAAGTGGATATTCCTGTCCAACTGGGCGGCGGTATCCGCACTCTGGACACCATCGACACCGTTTTGGCGGCCGGCATCAGCCGGGTTATTCTTGGCTCGGTCGCCGTCCGGCAGCCCGCCTTGGTAAAAGAGGCCTGTGCCCGGTATGGCGACCGGATCGTCGTCGGTATTGACGCCCGCGACGGCGTGGTCGCCGTGGAAGGGTGGGGCGTCAGCGGCCAGGTGGGCGCCGAAGAACTGGCGCGGCAGATGGCCACCGCCGGTGTAGCGCGGATTATTTATACCGATATCAGCCGGGACGGCACGCTGACCGGCATTAATGTGGCAGCAACCTGCGCTTTGGCCCGCGCCGCCGGCGTGTCGGTTATTGCTTCCGGGGGCCTGCGGGACCTTGCTGATATTCGTGCCTTGCGCCAGGCCCGGACGGCCGGGATTGAAGGCGTTATCGCCGGCAAGGCCCTTTACACTGGCACTCTTGATTTAGGCAGCGCAATCCGGGTGGCGAAAGGAGAAGAGGCGTAATGCACACCAAGCGCATTATTCCCTGTCTGGACGTAAAAGCCGGGCGGGTTGTTAAGGGGACTAACTTTGTCGGGCTGCGCGACGCCGGCGATCCGGTCGAACTGGCCGCCGCTTATGACGGAGAACTGGCCGATGAACTTGTTTTTCTCGACATAACCGCCTCGGCCGAAGGGCGTCGCACCATGGTGGAGGTGGTGGAACGCACCGCCGCGCAAATATTTATTCCCTTTACCGTCGGCGGCGGCATCCGGACGGTGGCCGACATCCGCGCCATGCTAAAAGCCGGCGCCGATAAAGTGTCGCTAAACACGGCCGCGGTTAAAAATCCGAAACTTTTGGCCGAAGGCGCCAAAAGTTTCGGACGGCAGTGCATTGTTCTGGCAGTAGACGCCCGCCGGACCGCACCGGACCGGTGGGAAGTGTATATTAACGGCGGCCGCACCCCAACCGGGCTGGACGTGCTGGAATGGGTCCGGCGCGGCGTCGCGCTGGGGGCGGGGGAAATACTATTGACCAGCATGGACAAGGACGGTACGAAAGACGGGTATGATATTGCCCTGACCCGCGCCGTTTCCGAGTGCGTCGACGTGCCGGTCATTGCTTCCGGCGGCGCCGGCAAACTGGTGCATTTTTACGATGTTCTTGTCCATGGTAAGGCCGATGCCGTATTGGCCGCGTCGGTATTTCATTACGGGCAGTTTACGGTGCGCCAAGTGAAAGAATACTTACGGGCGCGGGGAGTGGAGGTCAGACTATGAATTGCGAAACCATAAAATATGACGCTCACGGGCTGGTACCGGCCATTGTCCAGGATGCTATTTCCGGCGCGGTGCTCATGCTGGCGTATATGAACAGTGAGTCGCTGGCCAAGACGCTCGCAACAGGCGTCACCTGGTTTTACAGCCGCAGCCGGAAACGGTTGTGGCAGAAAGGCGAAACTTCCGGTCATGTGCAAAAAGTAAAAGACATTTACTATGACTGTGATGCCGACGCTCTCTTAGTGAAGGTCGAGCAGACGGGAGTGGCCTGTCACGAAGGGACTTTTTCCTGTTTCAGCCGGCGGCTGGGCGGTGAGAAATCAGCTGCGGCCCAACACTCTGAGCCGTCCGGCATTTTGTCGGATTTATACCAGGTAATTTTGGACCGCAAAAAAAATCCGCAAGAAGGTTCATATACGACTTATCTGTTTGCGAAGGGACAGGACAAAATTTTAAAAAAAGTAGGCGAAGAGGCCGCCGAGACGATTATCGCCGCGAAGAACCAAAATAAAGGCGAGATTATCTACGAGATGGCCGATTTATGGTATCACTGCCTGGTGCTCCTGGCCCACCACGGCATTACGCCGGGCGAACTGCTGGCCGAACTGCAGCGCCGGCGAACTTGTCAGAGCAACGGATCGCCTGATCACGCTTGACAACGCTACTGGTGACTGTTTTGAAACGCTCACAATCCTGTGCCTGGTTGTCACCGGCAACGTCCCGGTGACAGCCAGGCTGTTAAACGGACAGGCAATGTGTTAGAATAAACTCAGGTGACTATTTACCTGGGGGGATAGCATGCGCGGGGTTTTCGATATTGTCGGGCCGGTCATGATTGGGCCTTCGAGTTCGCATACGGCCGGGGCGGCCCGGTTAGGCCGGATGGCGCTCCGCATTTTGGGCGAACCGCCGACGGAAGCGGTCATTGAGCTGCACGGATCGTTTGCCAAGACTTACCGGGGCCACGGGACCGATAAGGCGCTGGTAGCCGGACTGCTCGGCATGGCCGCCGATGACGAGCGGCTGCGGGACGCGCTCACCATGGCGGCCGGACGCCTGAAAGTTACGTTCGTGACCAAAGATTTAGGCGACGTTCACCCTAATACGGCGGCCATCAACCTAAGCGGCGTATCGGGGCGTAAACTGCGGGTTGTCGGCGCTTCCGTCGGCGGCGGCAATATTGTGATCACCGAAATTGACGGCTATGCCGTGGAACTCACCGGCGAATATTACACGTTAATTACCGTACACCGGGACAAACCGGGCGTGATTGCCCTCGTGACGCATGTGCTGGCGCAAGAAGGGGTTAATATCGCGTTTATGCGCGTTTCGCGGCAAGAGCGGGGGGCTCAGGCCCTCATGATTTTAGAAGCCGATCAACCTATTCCCGAGCACGCTCTCGCCGCCGTGCGGCATGTGCCGGCGGTACAAACAGCCATACTGGTGCCACCCGTATAAGGAGGAGAGTAAATGGGGCGATTTTCACGAATTGCCGAGCTTGTGGCGCTGGCTCAGCAGCAGCAAAGATCTGTCGGTTATATTGTCTGGCAGTACGAAACCGAGCGGAGCCAGCGGCCGGGACAGGAGATATGGGACCAAATGCGCCTCAATCTTGCCGTAATGCGTGAGGCCGTTCAGAGCGGCCTAGCCGGCCGGGAAAAGTCCTTTAGCGGGCTGGTCGGGGGCGATGCCGCGCGGATGAATGACCGGCTACAGGCCGGTTTACCGTTATGCGGCAGCGCCGTTTATAAGGCGGCCGCTTACGCGCTGGCGGTAAGCGAAGTTAACGCCGGCATGGGACGAATTGTGGCCTGCCCTACGGCCGGGTCCTGCGGCATTGTCCCCGGGGCACTGCTGGCTATCGGCGAAGAATTAGGCTGTGATGATGAAACGCTGGTTCAGGCTCTGTTCACCACGGCAGGCATTGGGCTGGTAATTGCCGAAAACGCCTCCATCTCCGGGGCGAAAGGGGGCTGTCAGGCCGAATGTGGGGCTGCGGCCGCCATGGCGGCCGGCGCTATCGTCGAAATGGCCGGCGGTACGCCGCGGCAAGTCGGCCATGCCTTGGCACTGGCACTGAAAAATATGTTGGGCCTGGTATGCGACCCGGTGGCCGGTCTGGTGGAAGTACCGTGCGTTAAGCGTAACGCCTTCGGCGCCGTTCACGCCCTTGTTGCTGCCGACATGGCCCTGGCGGGCATCGAAAGCGTTATTCCGGCTGATGAAGTAATCGACGCGATGTACCAAATCGGTTTAGTCATGCCGAAAACGCTGCGGGAAACGTCGGAAGGCGGACTGGCCCGCACTCCTACCGCCGTAGCCATCGAAAAACGCCTATTTGGCGAAAACGATTAAGCTGCACCGCTTAGGTTGCGGCTTTTTTGTTATTTCCGGCAGTTACTGACATAGGGCGGATTTTGTTAAAAAAAACGATGGGAAAATGGGAAATGCTCCATGATGGGACGGAAGCTTTGCCATATTGCCCATGTTTGGTTTGGCGGCGAAAATATGCTAAAATAGACAAGTTGATTTTAGTTTACGGGAGGTAGCCCATGACGATAGATTTGGCTAAAGAAATTCAGCGCCGCCGTACCTTTGCGATTATTTCGCACCCGGACGCGGGGAAAACGACGCTTACGGAAAAACTGTTGCTCTATGGCGGAGCTATCCACCTGGCCGGTTCGGTTAAGGCGCGCAAAGCTCAGCGGCACGCCGTGTCGGACTGGATGGAAATCGAGAAGCAGCGCGGCATTTCGGTAACGTCAAGCGTATTGCAGTTCGATTATAATGGCTATCGCATCAATATTTTGGATACCCCTGGCCATGAGGATTTTAGCGAAGACACTTACCGCACCCTTATGGCCGTAGACAGCGCCGTTATGCTTATTGACGCCGCGAAAGGGGTAGAGGCCCAGACCAAAAAACTGTTTAAAGTATGTAAACAACGCGGCATTCCGATTTTCACCTTTGTTAATAAATTGGACAGGCATGGCAAAAGTGCGTTTGAGCTGATGGAAGAGATAGAAAAAGTGCTGGGGATCCAGGCCTATCCCATGAACTGGCCCATCGGCATTGATGGCGACTATCAGGGCGTTTATAACCGG comes from Sporolituus thermophilus DSM 23256 and encodes:
- the hisIE gene encoding bifunctional phosphoribosyl-AMP cyclohydrolase/phosphoribosyl-ATP diphosphatase HisIE; the encoded protein is MNCETIKYDAHGLVPAIVQDAISGAVLMLAYMNSESLAKTLATGVTWFYSRSRKRLWQKGETSGHVQKVKDIYYDCDADALLVKVEQTGVACHEGTFSCFSRRLGGEKSAAAQHSEPSGILSDLYQVILDRKKNPQEGSYTTYLFAKGQDKILKKVGEEAAETIIAAKNQNKGEIIYEMADLWYHCLVLLAHHGITPGELLAELQRRRTCQSNGSPDHA
- the hisA gene encoding 1-(5-phosphoribosyl)-5-[(5-phosphoribosylamino)methylideneamino]imidazole-4-carboxamide isomerase, which codes for MVVFPAIDIRGGKCVRLTEGRFDAETVFSDNPVEVAERWRREGAEYLHVVDLDGAVAGRPVNLELVIAIAKKVDIPVQLGGGIRTLDTIDTVLAAGISRVILGSVAVRQPALVKEACARYGDRIVVGIDARDGVVAVEGWGVSGQVGAEELARQMATAGVARIIYTDISRDGTLTGINVAATCALARAAGVSVIASGGLRDLADIRALRQARTAGIEGVIAGKALYTGTLDLGSAIRVAKGEEA
- the sdaAA gene encoding L-serine ammonia-lyase, iron-sulfur-dependent, subunit alpha, yielding MGRFSRIAELVALAQQQQRSVGYIVWQYETERSQRPGQEIWDQMRLNLAVMREAVQSGLAGREKSFSGLVGGDAARMNDRLQAGLPLCGSAVYKAAAYALAVSEVNAGMGRIVACPTAGSCGIVPGALLAIGEELGCDDETLVQALFTTAGIGLVIAENASISGAKGGCQAECGAAAAMAAGAIVEMAGGTPRQVGHALALALKNMLGLVCDPVAGLVEVPCVKRNAFGAVHALVAADMALAGIESVIPADEVIDAMYQIGLVMPKTLRETSEGGLARTPTAVAIEKRLFGEND
- the hisF gene encoding imidazole glycerol phosphate synthase subunit HisF, coding for MHTKRIIPCLDVKAGRVVKGTNFVGLRDAGDPVELAAAYDGELADELVFLDITASAEGRRTMVEVVERTAAQIFIPFTVGGGIRTVADIRAMLKAGADKVSLNTAAVKNPKLLAEGAKSFGRQCIVLAVDARRTAPDRWEVYINGGRTPTGLDVLEWVRRGVALGAGEILLTSMDKDGTKDGYDIALTRAVSECVDVPVIASGGAGKLVHFYDVLVHGKADAVLAASVFHYGQFTVRQVKEYLRARGVEVRL
- the sdaAB gene encoding L-serine ammonia-lyase, iron-sulfur-dependent subunit beta, whose amino-acid sequence is MRGVFDIVGPVMIGPSSSHTAGAARLGRMALRILGEPPTEAVIELHGSFAKTYRGHGTDKALVAGLLGMAADDERLRDALTMAAGRLKVTFVTKDLGDVHPNTAAINLSGVSGRKLRVVGASVGGGNIVITEIDGYAVELTGEYYTLITVHRDKPGVIALVTHVLAQEGVNIAFMRVSRQERGAQALMILEADQPIPEHALAAVRHVPAVQTAILVPPV